A window of the Fundidesulfovibrio magnetotacticus genome harbors these coding sequences:
- a CDS encoding response regulator translates to MTDPEASPAAPTPAARPAPKGRVLFVDDEQKVLDALRLNLKRRYDVHLAPGPREALEKITSEGPFHVVVSDFKMPGMNGVELLTRVKAVSPKSVRVMLTGHADMDVAIDAVNSGSVFRFLTKPCSMDQLTTAVDAALEQNRLLNLEKDLLRNTLLGSVSVIVEILSMVNPQAFGRSDRIRRLVTGLAKEMKLPGASKYELAALLSQLGCVTVPNDILTKRYSGLQLDPEEQHAFDLGIRTASTLIKKIPRMEEVADIILCQLDSPEAGIEGTLGARLLLLALDYDDLLLAGKTQQQALDALSERPTRYGAPLLAALEALVAGEDCRQIRDVRLPGLAPGMILAADLRAVDGTLMLSRGLAITEFILERLHSLSAIVPIHEPIRVYEGQSKACPPPPGAR, encoded by the coding sequence ATGACCGACCCCGAAGCCTCCCCGGCGGCCCCGACCCCGGCCGCGCGCCCCGCCCCCAAGGGCCGCGTGCTCTTCGTGGACGACGAGCAGAAGGTGCTGGACGCCTTGCGCCTGAACCTCAAGCGCCGCTACGACGTGCATCTGGCCCCGGGACCGCGCGAGGCCCTGGAGAAGATCACCTCGGAAGGCCCCTTCCACGTGGTGGTCTCCGACTTCAAGATGCCCGGCATGAACGGCGTGGAGCTGCTCACGCGGGTGAAGGCCGTCTCGCCCAAGAGCGTGCGCGTCATGCTCACGGGCCACGCGGACATGGACGTGGCCATCGACGCCGTGAACTCCGGCAGCGTCTTCCGCTTCCTCACCAAGCCCTGCTCCATGGATCAGCTCACCACGGCCGTGGACGCGGCCCTGGAGCAGAACAGGCTGCTCAACCTGGAGAAGGACCTCCTGCGCAACACGCTCCTGGGCAGCGTGAGCGTGATCGTGGAGATCCTTTCCATGGTCAATCCCCAGGCGTTCGGCCGCTCCGACCGCATCCGGCGGCTGGTGACGGGGCTGGCCAAGGAGATGAAGCTGCCCGGGGCCAGCAAATACGAGCTGGCGGCGCTGCTCTCCCAGCTCGGCTGCGTCACCGTGCCGAACGACATCCTCACCAAGCGCTACTCCGGCCTCCAGCTGGACCCCGAGGAGCAGCACGCCTTCGACCTGGGCATCCGCACGGCCTCGACGCTCATCAAGAAGATTCCCCGCATGGAAGAGGTGGCCGACATCATCCTCTGCCAGCTGGACTCCCCCGAGGCGGGCATCGAGGGCACCCTGGGCGCGCGCCTGCTGCTCCTGGCCCTGGACTACGACGACCTGCTCCTGGCCGGAAAGACCCAGCAACAGGCCCTGGACGCCCTGAGCGAACGCCCCACGCGCTACGGCGCGCCGCTCCTGGCCGCGCTGGAAGCCCTGGTGGCCGGGGAGGACTGCCGTCAGATCCGCGACGTGCGCCTGCCGGGCCTGGCCCCGGGCATGATCCTGGCCGCGGACTTGCGCGCCGTGGACGGCACGCTCATGCTCTCGCGCGGGCTGGCCATCACGGAATTCATCCTGGAGCGCCTGCACTCGCTCTCGGCCATCGTGCCCATCCACGAGCCCATCCGGGTCTACGAGGGCCAGAGCAAGGCCTGCCCGCCCCCGCCCGGCGCGCGCTGA
- the garR gene encoding 2-hydroxy-3-oxopropionate reductase produces the protein MPRTLPGTPNGRSPPANRHPKENAMLRVGFIGLGIMGKPMAKNILKGGFPLTVTSRTRSAVDELAAAGAKAAATPAEVAAASDVVITMLPNSPEVRQVVLGPGGVAEGAAPGLVLADMSSIAPLAVREIAAELAAKGVGMVDAPVSGGEPKAVEGTLAVMAGGAQADFERCLPVLQTMAATVTHVGEAGAGNVAKLANQIMVAGNIAAMSEALVLAAKAGVGPDVVHKAIRAGLAGSTAFDAKAPLVMDGKFDPGFRIRLHAKDLGNVLETSHALGVPLPLTAQLMEVMQGLMASGLGDADHGALIRHWEKLAGVEARRAKE, from the coding sequence CTGCCCCGGACTCTCCCGGGAACGCCGAACGGCAGGTCGCCACCGGCGAATCGTCATCCAAAGGAGAACGCTATGCTGCGCGTCGGTTTCATCGGCCTGGGGATCATGGGCAAGCCCATGGCCAAGAACATTCTCAAGGGCGGCTTCCCCCTCACCGTGACCAGCCGCACCCGGTCCGCCGTGGACGAACTCGCGGCGGCCGGGGCCAAGGCCGCCGCCACGCCCGCCGAGGTGGCCGCCGCCTCGGACGTGGTGATCACCATGCTGCCCAACTCCCCCGAGGTGCGCCAGGTGGTCCTGGGCCCGGGCGGCGTGGCCGAGGGCGCGGCCCCGGGACTGGTGCTGGCGGACATGAGCTCCATCGCGCCCCTGGCCGTGCGCGAGATCGCCGCCGAATTGGCCGCCAAGGGCGTGGGCATGGTGGACGCCCCGGTGAGCGGCGGCGAGCCCAAGGCCGTGGAAGGGACCCTGGCCGTGATGGCCGGCGGCGCCCAGGCCGATTTCGAGCGCTGCCTCCCCGTGCTCCAGACCATGGCCGCCACCGTGACCCACGTGGGCGAGGCGGGGGCGGGCAACGTGGCCAAGCTGGCCAACCAGATCATGGTGGCGGGCAACATCGCGGCCATGTCCGAGGCGTTGGTGCTGGCGGCCAAGGCCGGGGTCGGCCCCGACGTGGTGCACAAGGCCATCCGCGCCGGACTGGCGGGCAGCACGGCCTTCGACGCCAAGGCCCCCCTGGTGATGGACGGCAAGTTCGACCCGGGCTTCCGCATCCGCCTGCACGCCAAGGACCTGGGCAACGTGCTGGAGACCTCCCACGCCCTGGGCGTGCCCCTGCCGCTCACGGCGCAGCTCATGGAGGTGATGCAGGGGCTCATGGCCTCGGGCCTGGGCGACGCCGACCACGGCGCGCTGATCCGCCACTGGGAGAAGCTGGCGGGCGTGGAGGCCCGGCGCGCGAAGGAGTAG
- the hyi gene encoding hydroxypyruvate isomerase: MPRFSANLTMLYTESPFEERFALAARSGFKAVEYLFPYPYEPERLAGLLRDNGLTQALFNLPAGDWATGDRGIAADPARKAEFRQGVERAVEYAQALGVTRVNCLAGKLPPGVSCEAAWDALAENAAHAADALAAVGASLLVEFINRKDIPGFFLHGTAQVLRLIDAVGRPNVFLQYDVYHAQREEGELTATLRANLERIGHVQIADNPGRHQPGTGEIDYRFLLAELDRMGYTGHVGLEYVPAPDTAGSLGWIAEYGYTP, translated from the coding sequence GTGCCACGCTTCAGCGCCAACCTGACCATGCTCTACACCGAGTCCCCCTTCGAGGAGCGCTTCGCCCTGGCCGCCCGTTCCGGGTTCAAGGCCGTGGAATACCTTTTCCCCTACCCCTACGAGCCCGAGCGTCTGGCCGGGCTCCTGCGCGACAACGGCCTGACCCAGGCGCTCTTCAACCTGCCCGCCGGGGACTGGGCCACCGGGGACCGGGGCATCGCCGCGGACCCGGCCCGCAAGGCCGAGTTCCGCCAGGGCGTGGAGCGCGCCGTGGAATACGCCCAGGCCCTGGGCGTGACGCGGGTGAACTGCCTGGCGGGCAAGCTGCCCCCCGGCGTCTCCTGCGAGGCGGCCTGGGACGCCCTGGCCGAGAACGCCGCCCACGCGGCCGACGCCCTGGCGGCCGTGGGGGCCTCGCTGCTGGTGGAGTTCATCAACCGCAAGGACATCCCCGGGTTCTTCCTGCACGGCACGGCCCAGGTGCTCCGGCTCATCGATGCCGTGGGGCGTCCCAACGTGTTCCTGCAATACGACGTCTACCACGCCCAGCGCGAGGAGGGCGAGCTGACCGCCACGCTGCGCGCCAATCTTGAGCGCATCGGGCACGTGCAGATCGCCGACAACCCCGGCCGCCACCAGCCCGGCACGGGCGAGATCGACTACCGCTTCCTGTTGGCCGAGCTGGACCGCATGGGCTACACGGGGCACGTGGGCCTGGAGTACGTGCCCGCCCCGGACACGGCGGGCTCCCTGGGCTGGATCGCCGAATACGGCTACACGCCGTAA
- a CDS encoding GntR family transcriptional regulator, which produces MDTPPIRHENLEDQVLARLRGMIASGALPPGSRLRQEDLALRLGVSRTPLIAALKRLTLEGLAVWKPRCGASVAALDDASLADLLEVRLRLEPMAAELAARRIEPAEARALRARWEELARSPDTPEHCAAFVESDRLFHWRLAELSGNRFLLRSLEPLNMLAGLYLHGTPRPWEDTAPEHLAVIQALEAQSPEGAALAMRRHIQRSLDALRETLPQPPALTGR; this is translated from the coding sequence ATGGACACACCGCCCATCCGCCACGAGAACCTTGAAGACCAGGTGCTTGCGCGCCTGCGCGGCATGATCGCCTCGGGCGCGCTGCCCCCCGGATCGCGCCTGCGCCAGGAGGACCTTGCCCTGCGCCTGGGTGTGAGCCGCACGCCGCTCATCGCCGCCCTCAAACGCCTGACCCTGGAGGGCCTGGCCGTGTGGAAGCCCCGCTGCGGGGCCAGCGTGGCCGCCCTGGACGACGCCTCCCTGGCCGACCTCCTGGAGGTGCGCCTGCGCCTGGAGCCCATGGCCGCCGAACTGGCCGCGCGGCGCATCGAGCCCGCCGAGGCCCGCGCCCTGCGCGCGCGCTGGGAGGAGCTGGCCCGCTCCCCCGACACCCCGGAGCACTGCGCCGCCTTCGTGGAGAGCGACCGCCTCTTCCACTGGCGGCTGGCCGAGCTCTCCGGCAACCGCTTCCTGCTGCGCTCCCTGGAGCCCCTGAACATGCTCGCCGGGCTCTATCTGCACGGCACGCCCAGGCCCTGGGAGGACACCGCGCCCGAACACCTGGCCGTGATCCAGGCCCTGGAGGCGCAGAGCCCCGAGGGCGCGGCCCTGGCCATGCGCCGCCACATCCAGCGTTCGCTGGACGCGCTGCGCGAAACGCTCCCGCAACCCCCAGCCCTCACAGGGAGGTGA
- a CDS encoding DUF4198 domain-containing protein, with the protein MRKTVLTALALLALAAPAMAHFGMTVPDKNIVTKEGAKTVSLDIRFWHPMENQGMNLEKPKLELWAKGRKQDISASLAPVTLDGKQAWKADWAVKTPGVHVFAMTPPPYWEPAEDKFIVHLTKTVVAALGDDEGWDKPLGLKLEIVPLAKPFALYAGNSFTGKALFKGKPLANAEVEVEFFNKDGALKAPDDAYVTQTVKTDPNGVFTWTVPWAGWWGFAVLADDDAKFKKDGKDKAVELGGVLWVYFHPAPGR; encoded by the coding sequence GTGCGCAAGACCGTCCTGACCGCCCTGGCCCTGCTGGCCCTGGCCGCCCCGGCCATGGCCCACTTCGGCATGACCGTGCCGGACAAGAACATCGTCACCAAGGAAGGCGCTAAGACCGTCTCCCTGGACATCCGCTTCTGGCACCCCATGGAGAACCAGGGCATGAACCTGGAGAAACCCAAACTGGAGCTGTGGGCCAAGGGCAGGAAGCAGGATATCTCAGCCTCCCTGGCCCCCGTCACCCTGGACGGCAAGCAGGCCTGGAAGGCCGACTGGGCCGTGAAGACCCCCGGCGTGCACGTCTTCGCCATGACCCCCCCGCCCTACTGGGAGCCCGCCGAGGACAAGTTCATCGTCCACCTCACCAAGACCGTGGTGGCCGCCCTGGGCGACGACGAGGGCTGGGACAAGCCCCTGGGCCTCAAGCTGGAAATCGTGCCCCTGGCCAAGCCCTTCGCGCTCTACGCGGGCAACTCCTTCACGGGGAAGGCGCTCTTCAAGGGCAAGCCCCTGGCCAACGCCGAGGTGGAGGTGGAATTCTTCAACAAGGACGGCGCGCTCAAGGCCCCCGACGACGCCTACGTGACCCAGACCGTGAAGACCGACCCCAACGGCGTGTTCACCTGGACCGTGCCCTGGGCGGGCTGGTGGGGTTTCGCCGTGCTTGCCGACGACGACGCGAAGTTCAAGAAGGACGGCAAGGACAAGGCCGTGGAGCTGGGCGGCGTGCTCTGGGTCTACTTCCACCCCGCGCCGGGCAGATAG
- a CDS encoding helix-hairpin-helix domain-containing protein → MMDKPTEKLLRAVPGIGPSMARDLWDLGVRDMQGLAGSDPRELHDRLAALRGARQDRCVLYVFRCAVYFAATPPGERDPERLKWWNWKD, encoded by the coding sequence ATGATGGACAAGCCCACCGAAAAGCTCCTGCGCGCCGTCCCCGGCATCGGGCCGAGCATGGCCCGCGACCTCTGGGACCTGGGCGTGCGCGACATGCAAGGCCTGGCGGGCAGCGACCCCCGGGAACTCCACGACAGGCTCGCCGCCCTGCGGGGCGCGCGCCAGGACCGCTGCGTGCTCTACGTGTTCCGCTGCGCGGTGTACTTCGCGGCCACGCCGCCCGGGGAGCGCGATCCCGAGCGGCTCAAGTGGTGGAACTGGAAGGATTGA
- a CDS encoding cobyrinate a,c-diamide synthase, translated as MTRSLLVAGVSSGCGKTSVTLGLLAALTRRGVAVAPFKTGPDFIDPGLHRLACGRTSHNLDSWMLPDAANRALLARHARGSGLALIEGAMGLFDGTGPPGGPGSAAHMARLLGAPVALVADARGMAQSVAALATGYARFDPRLRVAGLILNRVGGPGHREVLAEALEATGVPLLGMLARDESLALPSRHLGLVTAEDLEHRPGWLERLADWVEAGIDLDRLLALLPEHAQEAHAPTTLAARVPAPDAPVPDMPEPDPAAASGAERVRLGLARDRAFCFVYEENLRLLEAAGAEIVPFSPLADARLPESLHGLYLPGGYPELHARTLSENRTMLEALRAFCASGRPVLAECGGFMALMDSLVDAAGRRWPMAGAFPCAARMGPRFAALGYREARFVRDTPLGPAGTTARGHEFHYSSLESAPNLPGAYDISGRKGPLPGPGGFLAGNALGSYVHLHFASNPGLAPAFADAMRRAGG; from the coding sequence ATGACAAGAAGCCTCCTCGTCGCCGGCGTCTCTTCGGGATGCGGCAAGACCTCCGTCACCCTGGGCCTGCTCGCGGCCCTGACCCGTCGCGGCGTGGCCGTGGCCCCCTTCAAGACCGGGCCGGACTTCATCGACCCCGGCCTGCACCGTCTGGCCTGCGGCCGAACGAGCCACAACCTGGATTCCTGGATGCTCCCCGACGCGGCCAACCGCGCCCTCCTGGCCCGCCACGCCCGGGGCTCGGGCCTGGCCCTCATCGAGGGGGCCATGGGCCTCTTCGACGGCACGGGGCCTCCCGGCGGACCGGGCAGCGCCGCCCACATGGCCCGGCTCCTGGGCGCACCCGTGGCCCTGGTGGCCGACGCGCGCGGCATGGCCCAGAGCGTGGCCGCGCTGGCCACCGGCTACGCGCGCTTCGACCCGCGCCTGAGGGTGGCGGGCCTGATCCTCAACCGCGTGGGCGGCCCGGGGCATCGCGAGGTGCTTGCCGAGGCCCTGGAGGCGACCGGTGTGCCGCTGCTGGGGATGCTCGCGCGCGACGAATCCCTCGCGCTGCCCTCGCGCCACTTGGGCCTCGTCACCGCCGAGGACCTGGAGCACCGTCCGGGCTGGTTGGAGCGCCTGGCCGACTGGGTGGAGGCAGGCATCGACCTGGACCGGCTCCTGGCGCTCCTGCCCGAGCACGCCCAGGAGGCGCACGCGCCCACCACCCTCGCGGCGCGTGTCCCCGCGCCGGACGCTCCCGTTCCGGACATGCCCGAGCCCGACCCGGCGGCCGCCTCCGGGGCAGAACGGGTGCGCCTGGGCCTGGCCCGGGACCGCGCCTTCTGTTTCGTCTACGAGGAGAACCTGCGCCTGCTCGAAGCCGCCGGAGCGGAAATCGTGCCGTTTTCTCCCCTGGCCGACGCGCGACTGCCCGAATCCCTGCACGGGCTCTACCTGCCCGGGGGCTATCCCGAACTGCACGCCCGCACCCTCTCGGAGAACCGGACCATGCTGGAGGCCCTGCGCGCCTTCTGCGCCTCCGGGCGGCCCGTGCTGGCCGAGTGCGGCGGCTTCATGGCCCTCATGGACTCCCTGGTGGACGCCGCCGGACGGCGCTGGCCCATGGCCGGGGCGTTCCCCTGCGCGGCGCGCATGGGGCCGCGCTTCGCCGCCCTGGGCTACCGCGAGGCCCGCTTCGTGCGCGACACGCCCCTCGGCCCGGCCGGGACCACGGCCCGGGGCCACGAATTCCACTATTCCAGCCTGGAATCCGCCCCGAACCTGCCCGGGGCCTACGACATCTCCGGGCGCAAAGGCCCCCTGCCAGGCCCCGGCGGCTTCCTGGCGGGCAACGCCCTGGGCAGCTACGTGCACCTGCATTTCGCCTCCAACCCCGGGCTGGCCCCGGCCTTCGCGGACGCCATGCGCCGCGCCGGGGGCTGA
- the cbiD gene encoding cobalt-precorrin-5B (C(1))-methyltransferase CbiD, with product MSRRHHQGAPRQGFTTGSAAAAAARAALTLLLTGRALETADIPLPPGAGAAIPKGARPDARPDDPDDARLADTGAGRLVVPVDRTGLAGRTAWAEVVKDGGDDPDATHGARIRCVASLEPGAETSVIVEGGSGVGRVTLPGLPVPVGRAAINPAPLAQIEAAAREALAEAGADAKGFTGEGADDGHGAVAGPGAGTGRTGLVRLTVEVAHGEELARRTLNPRLGITGGISILGTQGVVKPFSHAAWQATIDSGLAVARASGDKTAALSTGRRSERLLMARRPELPERAFVQAADFFAHSLGEAARLGFEEIVWGCFFGKLAKMAQGQAYTHARSGDTDFALLARLAREAGADPASARAVAAANTARHALEIVPGELRGAFAARVLERALEAARGFLEAGARRAGNAPRVGIVCFGFDEGLLVEGYSS from the coding sequence GTGTCCAGGCGGCATCATCAGGGCGCGCCGCGCCAGGGCTTCACCACGGGCTCGGCCGCCGCCGCCGCCGCTCGGGCCGCCCTCACGCTGCTGCTCACGGGGCGCGCGCTCGAAACGGCGGACATCCCCCTGCCCCCGGGCGCGGGGGCGGCCATTCCCAAGGGGGCACGCCCGGACGCCCGCCCCGACGACCCCGACGACGCGAGACTCGCCGATACCGGAGCCGGACGCCTCGTGGTCCCCGTGGACCGCACCGGCCTCGCGGGCCGCACCGCCTGGGCCGAGGTGGTCAAGGACGGCGGGGACGACCCCGACGCCACCCACGGCGCGCGCATCCGCTGCGTGGCGTCCTTGGAGCCCGGCGCGGAGACTTCCGTGATCGTGGAGGGCGGTTCCGGCGTGGGCCGCGTCACCCTGCCGGGGCTGCCCGTGCCCGTGGGCCGGGCGGCCATCAACCCCGCGCCCCTGGCCCAGATCGAGGCCGCCGCGCGCGAGGCCCTGGCCGAAGCCGGAGCCGACGCCAAGGGCTTCACCGGCGAAGGAGCGGACGACGGGCACGGGGCCGTCGCCGGACCGGGAGCGGGGACAGGGCGGACCGGGCTGGTCCGCCTGACGGTGGAGGTGGCGCACGGCGAGGAGCTGGCCCGGCGCACGCTCAATCCGCGCCTGGGCATCACGGGGGGCATCTCCATCCTGGGCACCCAGGGCGTGGTGAAGCCCTTCAGCCACGCGGCCTGGCAGGCCACCATCGACTCGGGCCTGGCCGTGGCCCGCGCCAGCGGGGACAAGACGGCGGCCCTCTCCACGGGGCGGCGCAGCGAACGCCTGCTCATGGCGCGCCGCCCGGAGCTGCCCGAACGGGCCTTCGTCCAGGCTGCGGACTTCTTCGCCCACTCCCTGGGCGAGGCCGCCCGCCTGGGCTTCGAGGAGATCGTCTGGGGCTGCTTCTTCGGCAAGCTGGCCAAGATGGCCCAGGGGCAGGCATACACCCACGCCCGCTCGGGCGACACGGACTTCGCCCTGCTGGCCCGTCTGGCCCGCGAGGCCGGGGCGGACCCGGCGTCAGCCCGCGCCGTGGCGGCGGCCAACACGGCCCGCCACGCCCTGGAGATCGTGCCCGGGGAGCTGCGGGGGGCCTTCGCGGCCCGCGTGCTGGAACGGGCCCTGGAGGCGGCGCGGGGCTTCCTGGAAGCGGGGGCGCGGCGCGCGGGAAACGCGCCGCGCGTGGGCATCGTCTGTTTCGGGTTCGACGAGGGGCTCCTCGTCGAGGGCTACAGCTCGTAG
- a CDS encoding Dabb family protein, whose protein sequence is MIKHIVMWTLKDEAEGRTKAENAKKMKELLEALPGKVPGVIDLEVALGGIFDAVPATDIALYTTFASKEDLKTYAVHPEHQAVVAFIKSVAAERRVLDYEL, encoded by the coding sequence ATGATCAAGCACATCGTCATGTGGACTCTCAAGGACGAGGCCGAAGGCCGCACCAAGGCCGAGAACGCCAAGAAAATGAAGGAACTCCTGGAGGCGCTGCCCGGCAAGGTTCCGGGAGTGATCGACCTGGAAGTGGCCCTGGGCGGCATCTTCGATGCCGTGCCCGCCACGGACATCGCCCTCTACACCACCTTCGCCTCCAAGGAAGACCTCAAGACCTACGCCGTGCACCCCGAGCACCAGGCCGTGGTGGCCTTCATCAAGAGCGTGGCCGCCGAGCGCCGCGTCCTGGACTACGAGCTGTAG